From Mauremys reevesii isolate NIE-2019 linkage group 10, ASM1616193v1, whole genome shotgun sequence, the proteins below share one genomic window:
- the AIMP2 gene encoding aminoacyl tRNA synthase complex-interacting multifunctional protein 2 isoform X3, whose product MIQTPDADFDVTNIIQADEYAPLTASAADLDSMLGKDYGALKDIVINANPSQPPLSLLVLHSLLCERYKILSAVHTHSSVKCVPENLLKCFGEQTRKQSRHEYQLGFTLIWKNVPKPQMKFSIQTMCPIEGEGNIARFLFSLCGQKHNAVTSTLIDSWVDTAIFQLKEGSNKEKAAVLRSMNTTLGKTPWLGGNELTVADIVAWCALQQTSCSNAVPANVQKWMKSCENLAPFNSALKLLK is encoded by the exons ATGATACAAACACCAGATGCTGACTTTGATGTAACTAATATAATCCAAGCTGATGAATATGCTCCTTTGACTGCAAGTGCAGCAGACTTAGATTCAATGCTTGGGAAG GATTATGGTGCTCTGAAAGATATTGTGATCAATGCAAACCCTTCTCAACCTCCATTGTCACTGCTAGTACTGCACAGTCTGCTATGTGAGCGTTATAAGATTTTATCAGCTGTTCATACACACTCATCAGTGAAATGTGTGCCAGAAAACCTCTTGAAATGCTTCGGTGAGCAGACTAGGAAACAGTCACGTCACGAGTATCAGTTGGGCTTCACTCTCATTTGGAAGAATG TTCCCAAGCCCCAGATGAAGTTCAGCATTCAAACCATGTGTCCCATTGAAGGAGAAGGAAATATTGCTAGATTTTTGTTCTCCTTATGTGGCCAGAAGCATAATGCAGTCACTTCAACTCTGATAGACAGTTGGGTGGATACAGCCATCTTCCAGCTGAAGGAAGGTAGCAATAAAGAAAAAGCAGCAGTCTTACGCTCCATGAACACCACCCTTGGCAAGACACCCTGGCTGGGGGGAAATGAACTAACTGTAGCAGACATCGTGGCGTGGTGTGCACTTCAGCAGACAAGTTGCTCTAATGCTGTTCCAGCCAATGTACAGAAATGGATGAAGTCTTGTGAGAATTTGGCACCTTTCAACAGTGCCCTTAAACTATTAAAATGA
- the AIMP2 gene encoding aminoacyl tRNA synthase complex-interacting multifunctional protein 2 isoform X2, with product MPMYKEEVDPSLLALESRQEEILKRLYELKTAVDGLSKMIQTPDADFDVTNIIQADEYAPLTASAADLDSMLGKDYGALKDIVINANPSQPPLSLLVLHSLLCERYKILSAVHTHSSVKCVPENLLKCFGEQTRKQSRHEYQLGFTLIWKNVPKPQMKFSIQTMCPIEGEGNIARFLFSLCGQKHNAVTSTLIDSWVDTAIFQLKEGSNKEKAAVLRSMNTTLGKTPWLGGNELTVADIVAWCALQQTSCSNAVPANVQKWMKSCENLAPFNSALKLLK from the exons GAAGAGGTTGACCCATCACTTCTAGCACTTGAATCCCGCCAGGAAGAGATCTTAAAACGCTTGTATGAACTTAAAACTGCTGTCGATGGGCTCTCAAAGATGATACAAACACCAGATGCTGACTTTGATGTAACTAATATAATCCAAGCTGATGAATATGCTCCTTTGACTGCAAGTGCAGCAGACTTAGATTCAATGCTTGGGAAG GATTATGGTGCTCTGAAAGATATTGTGATCAATGCAAACCCTTCTCAACCTCCATTGTCACTGCTAGTACTGCACAGTCTGCTATGTGAGCGTTATAAGATTTTATCAGCTGTTCATACACACTCATCAGTGAAATGTGTGCCAGAAAACCTCTTGAAATGCTTCGGTGAGCAGACTAGGAAACAGTCACGTCACGAGTATCAGTTGGGCTTCACTCTCATTTGGAAGAATG TTCCCAAGCCCCAGATGAAGTTCAGCATTCAAACCATGTGTCCCATTGAAGGAGAAGGAAATATTGCTAGATTTTTGTTCTCCTTATGTGGCCAGAAGCATAATGCAGTCACTTCAACTCTGATAGACAGTTGGGTGGATACAGCCATCTTCCAGCTGAAGGAAGGTAGCAATAAAGAAAAAGCAGCAGTCTTACGCTCCATGAACACCACCCTTGGCAAGACACCCTGGCTGGGGGGAAATGAACTAACTGTAGCAGACATCGTGGCGTGGTGTGCACTTCAGCAGACAAGTTGCTCTAATGCTGTTCCAGCCAATGTACAGAAATGGATGAAGTCTTGTGAGAATTTGGCACCTTTCAACAGTGCCCTTAAACTATTAAAATGA